A single window of Phycisphaerae bacterium DNA harbors:
- the cdaA gene encoding diadenylate cyclase CdaA has product MKLDALLAQSNFLAPLRSFFEQIAYRPWLTLLEWFLIGAAVYTVLRFFHGTRGARLVRAVLLILAVSFAIVWLLAENFDSERIKVLYPYFIVSVFLVALVAFQVELRRMLLRVGDVGWLQHWVGRTEATIEPIVLACERMSKKKIGALIALDRTGEVGALVDTGVRLDAEVSTELLETIFWPGTSLHDLGVIIHQGRIVAAGCQFPLAESGEVDRTLGSRHRAGLGMSHEAEAVVIIVSEETGTISVANRGRLRRGLSAETLREFLRKELTAPAAARVSKRRRWFARRSPTGVASDGASQTA; this is encoded by the coding sequence GTGAAGCTCGATGCGCTGCTTGCGCAATCCAATTTCCTCGCACCCCTGCGGTCCTTCTTTGAACAGATCGCCTATCGTCCCTGGCTTACGCTGCTCGAGTGGTTCCTGATCGGCGCGGCCGTCTACACCGTGCTGCGCTTCTTTCACGGGACACGCGGCGCACGGCTCGTGCGGGCGGTGCTGCTTATTCTGGCGGTGAGTTTCGCGATCGTCTGGCTCCTCGCGGAGAACTTCGATTCTGAGCGGATCAAGGTCCTTTACCCGTACTTCATCGTAAGCGTCTTTCTCGTTGCGCTGGTCGCGTTCCAGGTGGAGCTGCGCCGCATGCTCCTTCGGGTGGGCGATGTGGGCTGGCTTCAGCACTGGGTGGGGCGCACCGAGGCGACCATCGAACCCATCGTTCTGGCCTGCGAGCGCATGAGCAAGAAAAAGATCGGGGCGCTGATCGCCCTTGACCGCACCGGAGAGGTGGGGGCGCTGGTCGATACCGGGGTGCGTCTCGACGCCGAAGTTTCCACGGAGTTGCTCGAGACCATCTTCTGGCCCGGCACGAGCCTTCACGACCTCGGGGTGATCATCCACCAGGGGCGAATTGTCGCCGCCGGATGTCAGTTTCCGCTCGCCGAGTCGGGAGAAGTGGACCGCACGCTGGGCAGCCGCCATCGCGCCGGGCTGGGCATGAGTCACGAAGCCGAGGCCGTCGTGATCATCGTTTCCGAGGAGACGGGGACGATCTCGGTGGCCAATCGTGGCCGGCTGCGACGCGGGCTCAGCGCCGAAACGCTCCGGGAGTTTCTCCGCAAGGAGCTGACAGCGCCCGCCGCGGCGCGGGTCTCCAAGCGGCGCCGGTGGTTCGCGCGGCGCTCACCGACGGGAGTTGCCTCCGATGGAGCAAGTCAAACTGCTTAG